One window from the genome of Phocoena phocoena chromosome 15, mPhoPho1.1, whole genome shotgun sequence encodes:
- the CDC25B gene encoding M-phase inducer phosphatase 2 isoform X4 encodes MDSPSPMDPQVVEQTFEQAIQTASRVIRNEQFSIRRFQSLPGRLLGHSPVLRNITNSQAPDTWRKSEACGRAAHSSREDKENDGFVFKMPGKPTHPSHTHALAEWASRREAFAQRPSSAPDLMCLAPERKMEVEELSPLAQCCFSLTPARGAAEEDDGFVDILESDLKDLIMYSKCQRLFRSPSMPCSVIRPILKRLERPQDRDLPIQSKRRRSVTPPEEEQREAEEPKARVLRSKSLCHDEIENILDSDHRELIGDYSKAFLLQTVDGKHQDLKYISPETMVALLTGKFSNIVERFVIVDCRYPYEYEGGHIKTAVNLPLERDAETFLLQSPITPCSLDKRIILVFHCEFSSERGPRMCRFIRERDRASNDYPSLYYPEMYILKGGYKEFFPQHPTFCEPQDYRPMNHEAFKDELKTFRLKTRSWAGERSRRELCSRLQDQ; translated from the exons ATGGACTCTCCCAGCCCTATGGACCCCCAGGTGGTGGAGCAGAC ATTTGAACAGGCCATCCAGACAGCCAGCCGAGTTATTCGAAA TGAGCAGTTTTCTATCCGACGCTTCCAGTCCTTGCCG GGGAGGCTTCTGGGCCACAGCCCTGTGCTACGGAACATCACCAACTCCCAAGCGCCTGACACCTGGAGGAAGAGTGAAGCATGTGGCCGAGCTGCCCACAGCTCTAGGGAGGACAAAGAGAAT GATGGATTTGTCTTCAAGATGCCGGGGAAGCCCACACATCCCAGCCACACCCATGCCCTGGCAGAGTGGGCCAGCCGCAGAGAAGCCTTTGCCCAGAGGCCAAGCTCGGCTCCCGACCTGATG TGTCTCGCCCCTGAGCGGAAGATGGAAGTGGAGGAACTGAGTCCCCTGGCCCAATGCTGCTTCTCCCTGACCCCAGCCAGGGGGGCTGCCGAGGAAGATGATGGATTCGTGGATATCCTGGAGAGTGACTTAAAG GACCTCATCATGTACAGCAAGTGCCAGCGGCTCTTCCGCTCTCCGTCCATGCCCTGCAGCGTGATCCGGCCCATCCTCAAGAGGCTGGAGCGGCCCCAGGACAGGGACCTGCCCATACAGAGCAAGCGGAGAAGGAGCGTGACCCCTCCAGAGGAGGAGCAGCGGGAGGCTGAGGAACCC AAAGCCCGCGTTCTCCGCTCAAAGTCCTTGTGTCATGACGAGATTGAGAACATCCTGGACAGTGACCACCGAGAACTGATCGGGGATTACTCCAAG gCCTTCCTCCTACAGACTGTGGATGGAAAGCACCAAGACCTCAAGTACATCTCACCAGAAACG ATGGTGGCCCTGCTGACAGGCAAGTTCAGCAACATCGTGGAGAGGTTTGTGATTGTGGACTGCAGATACCCCTACGAGTATGAAGGCGGGCACATCAAG ACTGCTGTGAACCTGCCTCTGGAAAGGGATGCTGAGACCTTCCTGCTACAGAGCCCCATCACACCCTGTAGCCTGGACAAGAGAATCATCCTCGTTTTCCACTGTGAATTTTCATCTGAGAGGGGGCCCCGCAT GTGCCGTTTCATCCGGGAACGGGACAGAGCCTCCAATGACTACCCCAGCCTCTACTATCCTGAGATGTATATCCTCAAAGGCGGCTACAAGGAGTTCTTCCCACAGCACCCG ACCTTTTGTGAGCCTCAAGACTACCGGCCCATGAACCATGAGGCCTTCAAGGATGAGCTGAAGACCTTCCGCCTCAAGACGCGCAGCTGGGCTGGCGAGCGGAGCCGGCGGGAGCTCTGCAGCCGCCTGCAGGACCAGTGA
- the CDC25B gene encoding M-phase inducer phosphatase 2 isoform X1: MELPQPEPAAASTLSPAGVRGGAQRPGHLPGLRLGAHGLLGSPKRAAASSPVTTLTQTMHDLAGLGSETPKSQVGSLLTCLSLSRRASESSLSSESSESSDAGLCMDSPSPMDPQVVEQTFEQAIQTASRVIRNEQFSIRRFQSLPGRLLGHSPVLRNITNSQAPDTWRKSEACGRAAHSSREDKENDGFVFKMPGKPTHPSHTHALAEWASRREAFAQRPSSAPDLMCLAPERKMEVEELSPLAQCCFSLTPARGAAEEDDGFVDILESDLKEDDVVPPGMESLISAPLVKTSEKEEEQDLIMYSKCQRLFRSPSMPCSVIRPILKRLERPQDRDLPIQSKRRRSVTPPEEEQREAEEPKARVLRSKSLCHDEIENILDSDHRELIGDYSKAFLLQTVDGKHQDLKYISPETMVALLTGKFSNIVERFVIVDCRYPYEYEGGHIKTAVNLPLERDAETFLLQSPITPCSLDKRIILVFHCEFSSERGPRMCRFIRERDRASNDYPSLYYPEMYILKGGYKEFFPQHPTFCEPQDYRPMNHEAFKDELKTFRLKTRSWAGERSRRELCSRLQDQ, from the exons ATGGAGCTGCCCCAGCCGGAGCCCGCGGCAGCCTCGACTCTCAGTCCGGCCGGCGTGCGCGGTGGCGCCCAGCGTCCCGGCCACCTCCCGGGCCTCCGGCTGGGGGCTCATGGCCTCCTGGGGTCTCCGAAGCGCGCCGCCGCTTCCTCGCCGGTCACCACCCTCACCCAGACCATGCACGACCTCGCCGGGCTTGGCAG CGAGACCCCAAAGAGTCAGGTAGGCAGCCTGCTCACATGCCTATCCCTGTCCCGTCGGGCGTCTGAATCCTCCCTGTCGTCTGAGTCCTCTGAATCTTCTGATGCAG GTCTGTGCATGGACTCTCCCAGCCCTATGGACCCCCAGGTGGTGGAGCAGAC ATTTGAACAGGCCATCCAGACAGCCAGCCGAGTTATTCGAAA TGAGCAGTTTTCTATCCGACGCTTCCAGTCCTTGCCG GGGAGGCTTCTGGGCCACAGCCCTGTGCTACGGAACATCACCAACTCCCAAGCGCCTGACACCTGGAGGAAGAGTGAAGCATGTGGCCGAGCTGCCCACAGCTCTAGGGAGGACAAAGAGAAT GATGGATTTGTCTTCAAGATGCCGGGGAAGCCCACACATCCCAGCCACACCCATGCCCTGGCAGAGTGGGCCAGCCGCAGAGAAGCCTTTGCCCAGAGGCCAAGCTCGGCTCCCGACCTGATG TGTCTCGCCCCTGAGCGGAAGATGGAAGTGGAGGAACTGAGTCCCCTGGCCCAATGCTGCTTCTCCCTGACCCCAGCCAGGGGGGCTGCCGAGGAAGATGATGGATTCGTGGATATCCTGGAGAGTGACTTAAAG GAGGATGATGTAGTCCCCCCAGGCATGGAGAGCCTCATTAGTGCCCCACTGGTCAAGACctcagaaaaggaagaggagcag GACCTCATCATGTACAGCAAGTGCCAGCGGCTCTTCCGCTCTCCGTCCATGCCCTGCAGCGTGATCCGGCCCATCCTCAAGAGGCTGGAGCGGCCCCAGGACAGGGACCTGCCCATACAGAGCAAGCGGAGAAGGAGCGTGACCCCTCCAGAGGAGGAGCAGCGGGAGGCTGAGGAACCC AAAGCCCGCGTTCTCCGCTCAAAGTCCTTGTGTCATGACGAGATTGAGAACATCCTGGACAGTGACCACCGAGAACTGATCGGGGATTACTCCAAG gCCTTCCTCCTACAGACTGTGGATGGAAAGCACCAAGACCTCAAGTACATCTCACCAGAAACG ATGGTGGCCCTGCTGACAGGCAAGTTCAGCAACATCGTGGAGAGGTTTGTGATTGTGGACTGCAGATACCCCTACGAGTATGAAGGCGGGCACATCAAG ACTGCTGTGAACCTGCCTCTGGAAAGGGATGCTGAGACCTTCCTGCTACAGAGCCCCATCACACCCTGTAGCCTGGACAAGAGAATCATCCTCGTTTTCCACTGTGAATTTTCATCTGAGAGGGGGCCCCGCAT GTGCCGTTTCATCCGGGAACGGGACAGAGCCTCCAATGACTACCCCAGCCTCTACTATCCTGAGATGTATATCCTCAAAGGCGGCTACAAGGAGTTCTTCCCACAGCACCCG ACCTTTTGTGAGCCTCAAGACTACCGGCCCATGAACCATGAGGCCTTCAAGGATGAGCTGAAGACCTTCCGCCTCAAGACGCGCAGCTGGGCTGGCGAGCGGAGCCGGCGGGAGCTCTGCAGCCGCCTGCAGGACCAGTGA
- the CDC25B gene encoding M-phase inducer phosphatase 2 isoform X2: MELPQPEPAAASTLSPAGVRGGAQRPGHLPGLRLGAHGLLGSPKRAAASSPVTTLTQTMHDLAGLGSQVGSLLTCLSLSRRASESSLSSESSESSDAGLCMDSPSPMDPQVVEQTFEQAIQTASRVIRNEQFSIRRFQSLPGRLLGHSPVLRNITNSQAPDTWRKSEACGRAAHSSREDKENDGFVFKMPGKPTHPSHTHALAEWASRREAFAQRPSSAPDLMCLAPERKMEVEELSPLAQCCFSLTPARGAAEEDDGFVDILESDLKEDDVVPPGMESLISAPLVKTSEKEEEQDLIMYSKCQRLFRSPSMPCSVIRPILKRLERPQDRDLPIQSKRRRSVTPPEEEQREAEEPKARVLRSKSLCHDEIENILDSDHRELIGDYSKAFLLQTVDGKHQDLKYISPETMVALLTGKFSNIVERFVIVDCRYPYEYEGGHIKTAVNLPLERDAETFLLQSPITPCSLDKRIILVFHCEFSSERGPRMCRFIRERDRASNDYPSLYYPEMYILKGGYKEFFPQHPTFCEPQDYRPMNHEAFKDELKTFRLKTRSWAGERSRRELCSRLQDQ, encoded by the exons ATGGAGCTGCCCCAGCCGGAGCCCGCGGCAGCCTCGACTCTCAGTCCGGCCGGCGTGCGCGGTGGCGCCCAGCGTCCCGGCCACCTCCCGGGCCTCCGGCTGGGGGCTCATGGCCTCCTGGGGTCTCCGAAGCGCGCCGCCGCTTCCTCGCCGGTCACCACCCTCACCCAGACCATGCACGACCTCGCCGGGCTTGGCAG TCAGGTAGGCAGCCTGCTCACATGCCTATCCCTGTCCCGTCGGGCGTCTGAATCCTCCCTGTCGTCTGAGTCCTCTGAATCTTCTGATGCAG GTCTGTGCATGGACTCTCCCAGCCCTATGGACCCCCAGGTGGTGGAGCAGAC ATTTGAACAGGCCATCCAGACAGCCAGCCGAGTTATTCGAAA TGAGCAGTTTTCTATCCGACGCTTCCAGTCCTTGCCG GGGAGGCTTCTGGGCCACAGCCCTGTGCTACGGAACATCACCAACTCCCAAGCGCCTGACACCTGGAGGAAGAGTGAAGCATGTGGCCGAGCTGCCCACAGCTCTAGGGAGGACAAAGAGAAT GATGGATTTGTCTTCAAGATGCCGGGGAAGCCCACACATCCCAGCCACACCCATGCCCTGGCAGAGTGGGCCAGCCGCAGAGAAGCCTTTGCCCAGAGGCCAAGCTCGGCTCCCGACCTGATG TGTCTCGCCCCTGAGCGGAAGATGGAAGTGGAGGAACTGAGTCCCCTGGCCCAATGCTGCTTCTCCCTGACCCCAGCCAGGGGGGCTGCCGAGGAAGATGATGGATTCGTGGATATCCTGGAGAGTGACTTAAAG GAGGATGATGTAGTCCCCCCAGGCATGGAGAGCCTCATTAGTGCCCCACTGGTCAAGACctcagaaaaggaagaggagcag GACCTCATCATGTACAGCAAGTGCCAGCGGCTCTTCCGCTCTCCGTCCATGCCCTGCAGCGTGATCCGGCCCATCCTCAAGAGGCTGGAGCGGCCCCAGGACAGGGACCTGCCCATACAGAGCAAGCGGAGAAGGAGCGTGACCCCTCCAGAGGAGGAGCAGCGGGAGGCTGAGGAACCC AAAGCCCGCGTTCTCCGCTCAAAGTCCTTGTGTCATGACGAGATTGAGAACATCCTGGACAGTGACCACCGAGAACTGATCGGGGATTACTCCAAG gCCTTCCTCCTACAGACTGTGGATGGAAAGCACCAAGACCTCAAGTACATCTCACCAGAAACG ATGGTGGCCCTGCTGACAGGCAAGTTCAGCAACATCGTGGAGAGGTTTGTGATTGTGGACTGCAGATACCCCTACGAGTATGAAGGCGGGCACATCAAG ACTGCTGTGAACCTGCCTCTGGAAAGGGATGCTGAGACCTTCCTGCTACAGAGCCCCATCACACCCTGTAGCCTGGACAAGAGAATCATCCTCGTTTTCCACTGTGAATTTTCATCTGAGAGGGGGCCCCGCAT GTGCCGTTTCATCCGGGAACGGGACAGAGCCTCCAATGACTACCCCAGCCTCTACTATCCTGAGATGTATATCCTCAAAGGCGGCTACAAGGAGTTCTTCCCACAGCACCCG ACCTTTTGTGAGCCTCAAGACTACCGGCCCATGAACCATGAGGCCTTCAAGGATGAGCTGAAGACCTTCCGCCTCAAGACGCGCAGCTGGGCTGGCGAGCGGAGCCGGCGGGAGCTCTGCAGCCGCCTGCAGGACCAGTGA
- the CDC25B gene encoding M-phase inducer phosphatase 2 isoform X3, whose protein sequence is MELPQPEPAAASTLSPAGVRGGAQRPGHLPGLRLGAHGLLGSPKRAAASSPVTTLTQTMHDLAGLGSETPKSQVGSLLTCLSLSRRASESSLSSESSESSDAGLCMDSPSPMDPQVVEQTFEQAIQTASRVIRNEQFSIRRFQSLPDGFVFKMPGKPTHPSHTHALAEWASRREAFAQRPSSAPDLMCLAPERKMEVEELSPLAQCCFSLTPARGAAEEDDGFVDILESDLKEDDVVPPGMESLISAPLVKTSEKEEEQDLIMYSKCQRLFRSPSMPCSVIRPILKRLERPQDRDLPIQSKRRRSVTPPEEEQREAEEPKARVLRSKSLCHDEIENILDSDHRELIGDYSKAFLLQTVDGKHQDLKYISPETMVALLTGKFSNIVERFVIVDCRYPYEYEGGHIKTAVNLPLERDAETFLLQSPITPCSLDKRIILVFHCEFSSERGPRMCRFIRERDRASNDYPSLYYPEMYILKGGYKEFFPQHPTFCEPQDYRPMNHEAFKDELKTFRLKTRSWAGERSRRELCSRLQDQ, encoded by the exons ATGGAGCTGCCCCAGCCGGAGCCCGCGGCAGCCTCGACTCTCAGTCCGGCCGGCGTGCGCGGTGGCGCCCAGCGTCCCGGCCACCTCCCGGGCCTCCGGCTGGGGGCTCATGGCCTCCTGGGGTCTCCGAAGCGCGCCGCCGCTTCCTCGCCGGTCACCACCCTCACCCAGACCATGCACGACCTCGCCGGGCTTGGCAG CGAGACCCCAAAGAGTCAGGTAGGCAGCCTGCTCACATGCCTATCCCTGTCCCGTCGGGCGTCTGAATCCTCCCTGTCGTCTGAGTCCTCTGAATCTTCTGATGCAG GTCTGTGCATGGACTCTCCCAGCCCTATGGACCCCCAGGTGGTGGAGCAGAC ATTTGAACAGGCCATCCAGACAGCCAGCCGAGTTATTCGAAA TGAGCAGTTTTCTATCCGACGCTTCCAGTCCTTGCCG GATGGATTTGTCTTCAAGATGCCGGGGAAGCCCACACATCCCAGCCACACCCATGCCCTGGCAGAGTGGGCCAGCCGCAGAGAAGCCTTTGCCCAGAGGCCAAGCTCGGCTCCCGACCTGATG TGTCTCGCCCCTGAGCGGAAGATGGAAGTGGAGGAACTGAGTCCCCTGGCCCAATGCTGCTTCTCCCTGACCCCAGCCAGGGGGGCTGCCGAGGAAGATGATGGATTCGTGGATATCCTGGAGAGTGACTTAAAG GAGGATGATGTAGTCCCCCCAGGCATGGAGAGCCTCATTAGTGCCCCACTGGTCAAGACctcagaaaaggaagaggagcag GACCTCATCATGTACAGCAAGTGCCAGCGGCTCTTCCGCTCTCCGTCCATGCCCTGCAGCGTGATCCGGCCCATCCTCAAGAGGCTGGAGCGGCCCCAGGACAGGGACCTGCCCATACAGAGCAAGCGGAGAAGGAGCGTGACCCCTCCAGAGGAGGAGCAGCGGGAGGCTGAGGAACCC AAAGCCCGCGTTCTCCGCTCAAAGTCCTTGTGTCATGACGAGATTGAGAACATCCTGGACAGTGACCACCGAGAACTGATCGGGGATTACTCCAAG gCCTTCCTCCTACAGACTGTGGATGGAAAGCACCAAGACCTCAAGTACATCTCACCAGAAACG ATGGTGGCCCTGCTGACAGGCAAGTTCAGCAACATCGTGGAGAGGTTTGTGATTGTGGACTGCAGATACCCCTACGAGTATGAAGGCGGGCACATCAAG ACTGCTGTGAACCTGCCTCTGGAAAGGGATGCTGAGACCTTCCTGCTACAGAGCCCCATCACACCCTGTAGCCTGGACAAGAGAATCATCCTCGTTTTCCACTGTGAATTTTCATCTGAGAGGGGGCCCCGCAT GTGCCGTTTCATCCGGGAACGGGACAGAGCCTCCAATGACTACCCCAGCCTCTACTATCCTGAGATGTATATCCTCAAAGGCGGCTACAAGGAGTTCTTCCCACAGCACCCG ACCTTTTGTGAGCCTCAAGACTACCGGCCCATGAACCATGAGGCCTTCAAGGATGAGCTGAAGACCTTCCGCCTCAAGACGCGCAGCTGGGCTGGCGAGCGGAGCCGGCGGGAGCTCTGCAGCCGCCTGCAGGACCAGTGA